A region from the Halomonas piscis genome encodes:
- a CDS encoding alkaline phosphatase D family protein, translating into MRFSRRDFLALGLKGGVMAGGVLAAPAIVLAQTRRPVITSGVMSGDMLIDRAMLWSRVDRPARMLVELADNPEFRGARQLQGPQALPVSDLAAKLDVTGLADWDRLHYRVRFAALGDHRAISEPVVGQLSLPSSTPRDVRFVWSGDTVGQGWGIDESRGGMRIYETMRGQRPDFFIHSGDTVYADGPLEETVVLEDGKIWRNRMTSAKAQVAQSLEEYRGQYAYNLLDDNLKRFNAEVPMLAQWDDHETFNNWYPEEHLEDPRYTENNVSLLAARGRQAFLEYMPIRQQPESPQRIYRRFPYGPGLEVFMLDMRSFRGANSRNRQTQPGPATDFLGEPQLAWLLNALRRSQATWKIIAADMPVGLVVADGEHYEASANGEDGEPKGREMEIAKLLKAIRDEGIRNVVWLTADVHYTAAHHYSPERASFKEFAPFWEFISGPLHAGTFGPNELDMTFGPQVVYQKAPPAGQSNLPPSAGYQFFGQVDLNGEDESLTVTLMDTAGTALHRQVLTPHQG; encoded by the coding sequence ATGCGATTCTCTCGACGCGATTTTCTGGCATTGGGCCTCAAGGGCGGTGTGATGGCCGGGGGTGTCCTGGCGGCGCCGGCTATCGTACTGGCGCAGACTCGACGGCCCGTGATTACCTCCGGCGTGATGAGCGGCGACATGCTCATCGATCGCGCGATGCTCTGGAGCCGCGTCGACCGGCCGGCGCGCATGCTGGTGGAGCTCGCCGATAACCCCGAGTTTCGCGGCGCGCGCCAGCTACAGGGTCCGCAGGCGCTGCCGGTGAGCGACCTGGCGGCCAAGCTGGATGTGACAGGATTGGCGGACTGGGACCGGCTGCACTACCGGGTGCGTTTTGCCGCCTTGGGGGATCATCGCGCCATCAGCGAACCGGTAGTCGGGCAGTTGAGCCTGCCTTCCTCCACGCCTCGGGACGTACGCTTCGTCTGGTCGGGAGATACGGTGGGGCAAGGCTGGGGCATCGATGAGTCCCGAGGTGGCATGCGCATCTACGAAACCATGCGCGGCCAGCGACCGGACTTCTTCATCCATTCCGGTGACACGGTTTACGCGGATGGTCCTCTGGAGGAAACGGTGGTGCTGGAAGATGGAAAGATCTGGCGCAACCGGATGACCTCGGCCAAAGCTCAGGTTGCCCAGAGCCTGGAGGAGTACCGGGGGCAGTACGCCTACAATCTGCTGGATGACAACCTCAAGCGCTTCAACGCCGAAGTGCCGATGCTTGCCCAGTGGGATGATCACGAAACGTTCAATAACTGGTATCCCGAGGAACACCTCGAGGACCCGCGCTATACCGAGAACAACGTGTCGCTGCTGGCGGCGCGGGGACGGCAGGCCTTCCTGGAGTACATGCCGATTCGCCAGCAGCCCGAATCGCCGCAACGCATCTACCGGCGCTTTCCCTACGGACCGGGGCTTGAAGTCTTCATGCTCGACATGCGTAGTTTCCGTGGCGCCAATAGCCGCAACCGCCAGACCCAACCTGGGCCGGCGACGGACTTCCTCGGTGAACCTCAGCTTGCCTGGTTGCTGAATGCCCTGCGGCGCAGCCAGGCGACCTGGAAGATCATCGCCGCCGATATGCCGGTGGGGCTGGTGGTGGCGGATGGCGAGCACTACGAGGCAAGCGCCAATGGTGAGGACGGCGAGCCCAAGGGGCGGGAAATGGAGATCGCCAAGCTGCTCAAGGCCATCCGCGACGAGGGCATTCGTAATGTGGTATGGCTGACCGCGGATGTGCACTACACTGCCGCGCACCATTACTCTCCCGAGCGTGCCAGCTTCAAGGAGTTCGCGCCGTTTTGGGAGTTCATCAGCGGACCATTGCATGCGGGAACCTTTGGCCCCAACGAACTCGACATGACTTTCGGCCCCCAGGTGGTGTATCAAAAGGCGCCGCCTGCCGGACAGTCGAACCTGCCACCCTCGGCCGGCTATCAGTTCTTCGGCCAGGTCGATCTGAATGGCGAAGATGAATCCCTTACCGTCACACTGATGGATACGGCGGGCACCGCGCTACATCGTCAGGTATTAACGCCTCATCAGGGGTGA
- the phnH gene encoding phosphonate C-P lyase system protein PhnH, which yields MLWPAFNDPVHDSQRLFRQLLQAMAEPGTLEMLRAPEPPREASIGPALWGVLLTLCDLDTPLWIAGELDSPSLREALRFHTGCPVTEDSAAAEFALLTSGTLAREIEFATGSDAYPNRGATLLIAIDHLEAPGPWQLSGPGIADRRHLDIGDADDLMTRLNANRTSFPRGIDVILTCNDRLVAIPRSTRVERTNQEVRPCMSP from the coding sequence ATGCTCTGGCCCGCTTTCAACGATCCCGTTCACGATAGCCAGCGCCTGTTCCGGCAGCTCCTCCAGGCCATGGCGGAGCCCGGCACCCTCGAGATGCTCAGGGCGCCGGAGCCTCCCCGAGAGGCGTCGATTGGCCCGGCACTATGGGGCGTCTTGCTGACACTCTGCGATCTCGACACGCCGCTGTGGATCGCCGGCGAGCTCGATTCCCCGTCGCTGCGTGAGGCGCTGCGCTTTCATACCGGCTGCCCTGTCACCGAGGATAGCGCCGCCGCGGAGTTTGCCCTGCTCACCTCCGGAACCCTGGCTCGCGAAATCGAGTTCGCTACCGGTAGCGACGCCTATCCGAATCGCGGCGCCACGCTGCTGATCGCTATCGACCACCTCGAGGCACCGGGCCCGTGGCAGCTCTCCGGCCCCGGTATTGCCGATCGGCGCCACCTGGATATCGGTGACGCGGATGATCTGATGACGCGACTCAACGCCAATCGCACGAGTTTTCCGCGCGGGATAGACGTCATTCTCACCTGCAATGACCGGCTCGTCGCCATTCCCCGCAGCACCCGCGTCGAACGCACTAATCAGGAGGTTCGTCCATGTATGTCGCCGTGA
- the arsB gene encoding ACR3 family arsenite efflux transporter codes for MTTQPASQAPDTSEGMGRFERFLTVWVALAIVAGVLLGQFAPAIPEALSRFEYAQVSIPVAVLIWAMIFPMMVQIDFTSILGVRRQPKGLAITTTVNWLIKPFTMFAIAWFFLTVVFAPLIPAEKANEYLAGAILLGAAPCTAMVFVWSYLTRGDAAYTLVQVALNDLIMLFAFAPIVVFLLGVSNIQVPWDTVLLSVVLYIVIPLGAGYLTRQAIIKRRGIAWFDNVFMKRLAPITPTGLIITLVLLFAFQGDVIIANPLHIVLIAIPLTLQTFLIFFLAYGWARAWRVPHNVAAPGAMIGASNFFELAVAAAIALFGLQSGAALATVVGVLVEVPVMLALVRIANVTRGRFPGAQAARG; via the coding sequence ATGACCACGCAACCGGCTAGCCAGGCCCCTGATACCTCTGAAGGCATGGGGCGATTCGAGCGTTTCCTTACCGTCTGGGTGGCTTTGGCCATCGTGGCGGGTGTGCTGCTCGGGCAGTTCGCCCCGGCCATCCCCGAGGCCTTGTCGCGTTTCGAGTATGCCCAGGTGTCGATTCCGGTGGCGGTGCTAATCTGGGCGATGATCTTTCCCATGATGGTGCAGATCGATTTCACCTCGATCCTCGGCGTCCGCCGCCAACCCAAGGGGCTGGCTATCACCACCACGGTGAATTGGCTGATCAAGCCCTTCACCATGTTCGCCATCGCCTGGTTCTTCCTGACCGTGGTGTTCGCACCGCTGATCCCCGCTGAAAAAGCCAATGAATACCTGGCCGGGGCCATCCTGCTGGGTGCGGCGCCCTGCACTGCCATGGTCTTCGTGTGGAGCTACCTCACCCGTGGCGATGCGGCCTATACCCTGGTGCAGGTGGCGCTCAACGACCTGATCATGCTGTTCGCCTTCGCGCCCATCGTGGTCTTCCTACTCGGCGTGTCGAATATCCAGGTGCCCTGGGATACGGTCCTCCTGTCGGTGGTGCTCTACATCGTGATTCCGCTGGGAGCCGGCTACCTGACCCGTCAGGCGATCATCAAGCGGCGCGGCATCGCGTGGTTCGACAATGTCTTCATGAAACGCCTAGCCCCCATCACCCCGACCGGCTTGATCATCACCCTGGTGTTGCTGTTCGCCTTCCAGGGCGATGTGATTATCGCCAACCCGCTGCATATCGTGCTGATCGCCATCCCGCTGACTCTTCAGACCTTCTTGATCTTCTTCCTCGCCTACGGCTGGGCCAGAGCCTGGAGAGTGCCCCACAACGTCGCCGCGCCCGGGGCGATGATCGGTGCCAGCAACTTCTTCGAGCTGGCCGTAGCGGCCGCCATTGCCCTGTTCGGGCTGCAGTCCGGCGCGGCGCTGGCAACGGTGGTGGGCGTGCTGGTGGAGGTACCGGTCATGCTAGCCCTAGTGCGCATTGCCAACGTCACCCGTGGCCGCTTCCCGGGGGCCCAGGCAGCCCGGGGCTGA
- the phnD gene encoding phosphonate ABC transporter substrate-binding protein: MLTLPLRRLALSLIIGLGVTSGPAAAEEPLKFGIISTESSQNMAPLWKPFLADLSEEVGVEVEPFFATDYAAVIQAMRFDKIDLAWYGNKSAMEAVDRAGGEIFAQTVPDNGKAGYYSLLLVSQDSPYDSVDEVLANASDLIFGNGDPNSTSGFLVPGYYVFAQNGVDPSKAFRRTLNSNHETNALAVANGQVDVATNNTESMDRLEQSHPGKAEQIKSIWKSPLIPSDPLVWRKELSEKTKAKLKEFFFNYGDTQEERAILAGLQWSGLKPSDNDQLLPIRQLELFKQRSQVANDVSQDEQQKKQRLAELDKRLEELNRRIEKQNASSVAAQ, from the coding sequence ATGCTGACTCTTCCCCTGCGTCGACTGGCGCTATCACTGATTATCGGCCTGGGCGTCACAAGCGGTCCGGCCGCCGCCGAGGAGCCCTTGAAGTTCGGCATCATTTCCACCGAGTCCAGCCAGAATATGGCGCCGCTGTGGAAGCCATTCCTGGCGGACCTGTCCGAAGAGGTGGGCGTCGAGGTCGAGCCCTTCTTCGCCACTGACTACGCGGCGGTTATTCAGGCGATGCGTTTCGACAAGATCGATCTGGCCTGGTATGGCAACAAGTCAGCCATGGAGGCGGTCGATCGCGCCGGCGGCGAGATCTTCGCCCAGACGGTTCCCGACAATGGCAAGGCCGGCTATTACAGCTTGCTGCTGGTCAGCCAGGATAGCCCTTATGACAGTGTCGATGAGGTCCTCGCCAATGCTTCTGACCTGATCTTCGGCAACGGTGATCCCAACTCCACCTCGGGCTTTCTGGTGCCGGGCTACTACGTCTTCGCCCAGAACGGCGTGGATCCTTCCAAGGCCTTCAGGCGCACCCTCAACTCCAATCACGAGACCAATGCCCTGGCGGTCGCCAATGGCCAGGTGGATGTGGCGACCAACAACACCGAAAGCATGGATCGCCTCGAACAAAGCCATCCGGGCAAGGCCGAGCAAATCAAGAGTATCTGGAAATCGCCACTGATCCCTTCCGACCCCTTGGTATGGCGCAAGGAGCTGTCGGAGAAGACGAAGGCCAAGCTCAAGGAGTTCTTCTTCAACTACGGCGACACCCAGGAAGAGAGGGCCATTCTGGCGGGTTTGCAATGGTCGGGGCTCAAACCCTCGGACAACGATCAGCTGCTGCCGATTCGTCAGCTCGAACTTTTCAAGCAGCGCTCCCAGGTCGCCAACGATGTCTCGCAGGATGAACAGCAAAAAAAGCAGCGCCTGGCAGAGCTGGATAAACGCCTGGAAGAACTGAACCGGCGCATCGAGAAGCAGAATGCCTCCAGCGTAGCCGCTCAGTGA
- the phnC gene encoding phosphonate ABC transporter ATP-binding protein has protein sequence MSLTTIAVEQLSKTFGRTTVLQDVDFEIDAGDMVALIGPSGSGKSTLLRLMVGLTRANREQRSRVTIMDRAVQQRGKLTRCSRAERCRVGYIFQQYNLVGRLSVLTNVLIGHLGSMPRGRALLGRFNRQERLRALEALSRVGLESLAGQRANTLSGGQMQRVAIARALVQDADIILADEPIASLDPRSAREVMKILQRINEEDGRTVLVTLHQVEYAREFCRRAIALKQGRLYYDDSIQHLTDARLQALYDDEGLCELFDRRPQQPDTITQPAAAGAAL, from the coding sequence ATGTCGCTCACCACCATCGCAGTTGAACAACTCAGCAAGACGTTCGGTCGCACCACCGTGTTGCAGGATGTCGATTTCGAAATCGATGCCGGCGACATGGTGGCGCTGATCGGCCCCTCCGGTTCCGGCAAATCTACCCTGCTTCGATTGATGGTAGGTCTGACCCGGGCCAATCGCGAACAGCGTAGCCGCGTCACCATCATGGACCGTGCCGTTCAGCAGCGCGGCAAGCTGACACGCTGCTCGCGCGCCGAGCGCTGTCGCGTCGGCTATATCTTTCAGCAGTACAATCTGGTCGGGCGACTCAGTGTCCTGACCAATGTACTGATCGGACATCTTGGTAGTATGCCCCGCGGGCGCGCCCTGCTGGGACGCTTCAATCGACAGGAACGCTTGCGGGCGCTCGAGGCACTGTCCCGGGTCGGGCTGGAAAGCCTGGCCGGCCAACGCGCCAACACCCTCTCCGGCGGCCAGATGCAGCGCGTCGCCATCGCGCGAGCGCTGGTACAGGACGCCGACATTATCCTCGCCGACGAACCCATCGCCTCGCTGGATCCGCGCAGCGCCCGCGAGGTGATGAAGATCCTCCAGCGTATCAACGAGGAAGACGGTCGCACCGTTCTCGTCACCCTGCATCAGGTCGAATACGCCCGAGAATTCTGCCGCCGTGCCATCGCCTTGAAGCAGGGCCGGCTTTACTACGATGACTCGATTCAGCACCTCACCGATGCACGCCTGCAGGCGCTCTACGACGACGAAGGACTGTGCGAACTCTTCGATCGTCGACCACAGCAGCCGGACACCATCACCCAGCCCGCCGCCGCGGGTGCGGCCCTCTAA
- a CDS encoding carbon-phosphorus lyase complex subunit PhnI yields MYVAVKGGEQAIANAHRLLADRRRGERDQAELDVAQIAGQLRLSVDRVMSEASLYDPELAALALKQASGDLIEAVFLLRAYRTTLPRLAVSKPLDTGNMRIERRISATYKDIPGGQILGPTYDYTHRLLDFLQLAKGEVPTPAKAEEALEACPQILDLLNDEGLIEQERDDGSEPYDITRDPPDFPVDRATRLQMLARGDEGYLLSLGYSTQRGYGRNHPFAGEIRLGQVDIEIHVEEWDEVICIGELALSECQMVNQFGGSREAAPQFTRGYGLAFGHNERKTMAMALVDRALRAEELGESVTSPAQQAEFVLAHADNVESSGFVSHLKLPHYVDFQSELELLRRLRKAHEAQRSRAGDPQQKRENVSEEAKATERASKGVHHERL; encoded by the coding sequence ATGTATGTCGCCGTGAAAGGTGGCGAGCAGGCCATCGCCAACGCGCACCGCTTGCTTGCCGATCGCCGTCGGGGCGAACGCGATCAGGCCGAGCTTGACGTCGCCCAGATCGCGGGGCAGCTGCGGCTCTCGGTGGACCGGGTGATGAGCGAAGCCTCGCTCTACGATCCGGAGCTGGCGGCCTTGGCCCTCAAACAGGCCAGCGGCGATCTGATCGAAGCAGTGTTCCTGCTGCGCGCCTATCGCACCACCCTCCCGCGCCTGGCAGTGAGCAAGCCTCTGGATACCGGCAACATGCGCATCGAGCGCCGTATCAGCGCCACCTACAAGGACATTCCCGGCGGTCAGATCCTGGGGCCGACCTACGACTACACCCATCGTCTACTGGATTTCCTGCAGTTGGCCAAGGGCGAGGTGCCTACCCCGGCCAAGGCCGAAGAAGCGCTGGAGGCCTGCCCGCAAATCCTCGACCTGCTCAATGACGAGGGGCTGATCGAGCAGGAACGGGACGACGGCAGCGAACCCTACGATATCACCCGGGACCCGCCGGATTTTCCCGTCGATCGCGCCACTCGGTTACAGATGTTGGCCCGCGGCGACGAGGGCTATCTGCTGTCGCTCGGCTACTCCACCCAGCGCGGCTACGGGCGCAACCACCCCTTTGCCGGCGAGATTCGCCTCGGCCAGGTGGATATCGAAATCCATGTCGAGGAATGGGACGAGGTCATCTGCATCGGTGAGCTCGCGCTAAGCGAATGCCAGATGGTCAATCAGTTCGGCGGCAGTCGCGAGGCCGCGCCGCAGTTCACGAGGGGGTACGGCTTGGCCTTCGGCCACAACGAGCGCAAGACCATGGCCATGGCGCTGGTCGATCGCGCCCTGCGCGCCGAGGAGCTTGGCGAATCTGTCACAAGCCCGGCGCAACAGGCTGAGTTCGTGCTGGCGCACGCCGACAACGTCGAATCCTCGGGCTTTGTTTCGCACCTCAAACTGCCTCACTACGTCGATTTCCAGTCCGAGCTGGAACTGCTGCGCCGCCTGCGCAAGGCGCACGAGGCGCAACGCAGTCGCGCGGGCGATCCGCAGCAGAAAAGGGAAAACGTCAGCGAGGAAGCCAAGGCGACCGAGCGCGCATCGAAAGGAGTACACCATGAACGGCTATAA
- the arsC gene encoding arsenate reductase (glutaredoxin) (This arsenate reductase requires both glutathione and glutaredoxin to convert arsenate to arsenite, after which the efflux transporter formed by ArsA and ArsB can extrude the arsenite from the cell, providing resistance.) — protein sequence MQPLIYHNPDCGTSRNTLAMIKASGESPGVIEYLKTPPSRERLVTLLSMMEIAPRDLLRRKGTPYDELGLDDPALNDDQLIDAMLAHPILINRPIVVTDKGARLCRPSERVLELLERPVEHFIKEDGEVIHHPGAAQ from the coding sequence ATGCAACCGCTGATTTATCACAACCCTGACTGCGGCACGTCGCGCAATACCTTGGCGATGATCAAGGCCTCCGGTGAAAGCCCCGGGGTCATCGAGTATCTCAAAACGCCGCCCAGCCGTGAGCGACTGGTCACGTTGCTGTCGATGATGGAGATCGCTCCACGCGATCTCCTTCGGCGCAAGGGCACGCCTTACGATGAGTTGGGGCTCGACGATCCGGCATTGAATGATGATCAGCTGATCGACGCCATGCTGGCGCATCCGATTCTGATCAATCGCCCGATCGTCGTGACTGACAAGGGGGCTCGGCTATGCCGACCTTCCGAGCGCGTGCTGGAGCTGCTCGAACGGCCTGTCGAACACTTCATCAAGGAAGACGGCGAAGTGATTCATCACCCGGGAGCAGCGCAATGA
- a CDS encoding PhoX family protein, protein MVFNRRAYFEEAENIPSNPAVSAPIGEIIERRYSRRGFLKATGTSGLGVAAIGAMNPLAAAIAAESGSLDRFAFDEIVHGVDTTHHVAEGHDAEVLIRWGDPLFADAPELDPLNQSADAQERQFGYNNDYVGFVPLDGNPDHGLLVVNHEYTNEELMFPGLPGPLDEHDFTGLTREMVEIEQAAHGLSVVEVQRRGGKWQYLKDSRYNRRITPRSTEMAISGPAAGDALLKTSADPSGKKVIGTLNNCAGGTTPWGTVLSCEENIHYYFMGDPAGHPNAALLERYGIPAMGYAWGRYDDRFDIAKEPFESNRFGWVVEIDPRDPTSMPIKRTALGRFKHEAAANVVSGDGRLVVYMGDDQRFDYLYKFVTRDPVDTASPANNRDLLDHGTLYVARFNADGGVTWLPLVHGQGPLTAENGFASQAEVLIKARLAGDALGATPMDRPEDVEANPETGRVYVMLTNNTERTAGQVDAANPRADNTFGHIVEVVTEGGDHTASRDRWEILVKCGDPSRAEVGALWNPATSENGWFAAPDNCAIDHRGRLWVATDQGSNWATTGTADGVWALETQGERRGTGKMFFRVPLGAEMCGPCFSPDDGALFVAVQHPAADGTEAYAGRKGRPSTFEDPATRWPDFQDGMPPRPSLVVITRRGGGAIG, encoded by the coding sequence ATGGTTTTCAATCGTCGCGCGTATTTCGAAGAGGCCGAGAACATTCCCAGCAACCCCGCGGTGAGCGCCCCGATCGGCGAGATCATCGAACGCCGCTATTCGCGCCGCGGCTTTCTCAAGGCAACCGGCACCTCCGGGCTCGGGGTGGCCGCGATCGGCGCCATGAACCCGCTTGCCGCGGCCATCGCCGCCGAAAGCGGTAGCCTCGACCGTTTCGCCTTCGACGAGATCGTCCATGGCGTCGACACCACCCACCATGTGGCCGAGGGTCATGACGCCGAGGTGCTGATCCGCTGGGGCGACCCGCTGTTTGCCGATGCCCCTGAGTTGGACCCGTTGAACCAGAGCGCCGATGCCCAGGAGCGGCAGTTCGGCTACAACAATGACTATGTGGGCTTCGTGCCGCTCGACGGCAACCCGGATCACGGCCTGCTGGTGGTCAACCATGAATATACCAACGAAGAACTGATGTTCCCGGGCCTGCCGGGACCCCTCGATGAGCATGACTTCACCGGCCTGACCCGCGAGATGGTCGAGATCGAGCAGGCCGCCCATGGCCTGTCGGTGGTCGAGGTCCAGCGCCGGGGTGGTAAGTGGCAGTATCTCAAGGACAGCCGCTACAACCGTCGCATCACGCCGCGCTCCACCGAGATGGCGATCAGCGGCCCCGCCGCCGGGGATGCGCTGCTGAAGACCAGCGCCGACCCGTCCGGCAAGAAGGTCATCGGCACCCTCAACAACTGCGCCGGGGGCACCACCCCCTGGGGTACGGTGCTGTCCTGCGAAGAGAACATTCACTACTACTTCATGGGCGACCCCGCCGGCCACCCGAACGCGGCGCTGCTCGAGCGCTACGGCATCCCGGCCATGGGCTATGCCTGGGGCCGCTACGACGACCGCTTCGACATCGCCAAGGAGCCCTTTGAATCCAACCGTTTCGGCTGGGTGGTCGAGATCGACCCGCGGGACCCGACCTCAATGCCGATCAAGCGCACCGCCCTGGGCCGCTTCAAGCACGAAGCCGCAGCCAACGTGGTCTCCGGGGACGGCAGGCTGGTGGTCTACATGGGCGACGACCAGCGCTTCGACTACCTCTACAAGTTCGTCACCCGCGATCCGGTCGATACGGCCAGCCCCGCCAACAACCGTGATCTCCTGGATCACGGTACTCTCTACGTGGCACGCTTCAATGCCGATGGCGGCGTCACCTGGCTGCCGCTGGTCCACGGTCAGGGGCCGCTGACCGCGGAGAACGGCTTCGCCAGCCAGGCCGAGGTGCTGATCAAGGCGCGGCTGGCCGGCGACGCCCTGGGCGCCACGCCAATGGATCGCCCGGAAGACGTCGAGGCCAACCCCGAGACCGGTCGCGTCTATGTGATGTTGACCAACAACACCGAGCGCACCGCGGGCCAGGTGGATGCCGCCAACCCCCGCGCCGACAATACCTTCGGGCATATCGTCGAGGTCGTCACCGAGGGCGGCGATCACACTGCCAGCCGTGACCGCTGGGAGATCCTGGTCAAGTGCGGCGATCCATCCCGCGCCGAGGTGGGCGCCCTGTGGAACCCGGCCACCAGCGAGAACGGCTGGTTCGCCGCGCCGGACAACTGTGCCATCGACCATCGCGGTCGATTGTGGGTGGCCACCGACCAGGGCAGCAACTGGGCGACGACCGGCACCGCCGACGGCGTCTGGGCCCTGGAGACTCAGGGCGAGCGGCGCGGCACCGGCAAGATGTTCTTCCGCGTACCGCTGGGCGCCGAGATGTGCGGCCCCTGCTTCAGCCCGGACGACGGCGCGCTGTTCGTCGCCGTGCAGCACCCGGCCGCCGACGGTACCGAGGCCTATGCAGGCCGCAAGGGACGCCCCTCCACCTTCGAGGACCCGGCAACCCGTTGGCCGGACTTCCAGGACGGCATGCCACCACGCCCGTCGCTGGTGGTCATCACCCGTCGGGGCGGTGGCGCCATCGGCTGA
- the phnG gene encoding phosphonate C-P lyase system protein PhnG, whose translation MTRSYRQRVLALTPCHHLESRWAALDIHEHHRCVRGPETGMAMVRGRMGGTGSAFNLGEVTMTRASVALDDGTLGHGWVRGRDRRHAELIALVDACTQQAGLVRRIDDELIAPLHDALTTRDVQASRTAAATRVDFFTLVRGE comes from the coding sequence ATGACTCGATCCTATCGTCAGCGCGTGCTTGCCCTGACGCCCTGCCACCACCTCGAATCGCGTTGGGCAGCGCTCGATATTCACGAACATCACCGCTGCGTGCGTGGCCCGGAAACCGGCATGGCCATGGTCAGAGGCCGTATGGGCGGTACCGGCAGCGCCTTCAACCTCGGCGAGGTCACCATGACCCGCGCCAGTGTGGCCCTCGATGACGGCACTCTGGGTCATGGCTGGGTGCGCGGTCGCGATCGGCGCCACGCGGAATTGATCGCCCTGGTCGATGCCTGCACCCAGCAAGCCGGGCTTGTTAGACGCATCGACGATGAACTGATCGCCCCGTTGCACGACGCGCTAACCACCCGGGATGTACAGGCCTCGCGCACCGCCGCGGCCACCCGGGTCGATTTCTTCACCCTGGTAAGAGGAGAATGA
- the phnE gene encoding phosphonate ABC transporter, permease protein PhnE, which translates to MQSSSLPLASHKRRWLKLLGWGATLGALTWAWQGAEMQPGLLVKNTDNMVQLAGDFFPLRFGNLKHYIAQMLVTIQIAIWGTLLAVVFAIPCSLLSSENLVSWWVYQPMRRLMDACRAINELVFAMLFVVAVGLGPFAGTLALFIHTTGVLAKLFSEAVEATEAGPMEGVRVTGAGRIEEIIFGLIPQVLPLWISVSLYRFESNIRSATVLGMVGAGGIGVSLWETMRGFQYSETATIMLVIIIAVTLLDMASQRVRKRFI; encoded by the coding sequence ATGCAGAGCTCATCGCTACCCCTCGCTTCACATAAGCGCCGTTGGCTCAAACTGCTGGGTTGGGGGGCGACCCTGGGGGCGCTGACCTGGGCCTGGCAGGGGGCTGAGATGCAGCCCGGCCTTCTGGTCAAGAATACCGACAACATGGTTCAGCTGGCCGGCGACTTCTTTCCGCTGCGCTTCGGCAATCTCAAGCACTACATTGCCCAGATGCTGGTGACCATCCAGATCGCCATCTGGGGCACGTTGCTGGCGGTGGTCTTTGCCATCCCTTGTAGCCTCTTGTCCTCTGAAAACCTGGTGTCCTGGTGGGTCTATCAGCCCATGCGCCGGCTGATGGACGCCTGCCGCGCTATCAACGAACTGGTCTTCGCCATGCTTTTCGTCGTCGCGGTGGGGCTGGGTCCCTTCGCCGGCACCCTGGCGCTGTTTATCCATACTACCGGGGTGCTGGCCAAGCTGTTCTCGGAGGCCGTAGAGGCCACCGAAGCCGGTCCCATGGAAGGCGTTCGCGTCACCGGCGCCGGGCGCATCGAGGAAATCATCTTCGGCCTGATCCCCCAGGTATTGCCCCTGTGGATCTCGGTCAGCCTGTATCGCTTCGAGTCGAACATTCGCTCGGCGACGGTGCTGGGCATGGTCGGCGCCGGCGGTATCGGTGTGTCGCTTTGGGAAACCATGCGTGGTTTCCAGTACTCGGAAACCGCCACCATCATGCTGGTCATCATTATCGCGGTAACGCTGCTCGACATGGCCTCCCAGCGCGTGCGCAAGCGCTTCATCTGA
- a CDS encoding ArsR/SmtB family transcription factor, giving the protein METSKALEIFSALSQETRLEAFRLLVRHEPEGLPAGEIARQLEVPHNTMSAHLSVLSRTGLVLSRRQSRSIIYRANLNHMQETIRFLVNDCCAGHPEVCDPLAASLIDCSFHQGDQ; this is encoded by the coding sequence ATGGAAACGTCGAAGGCACTCGAAATTTTTTCCGCGCTATCCCAGGAAACTCGCCTGGAGGCATTCCGGCTGCTTGTTCGACATGAGCCGGAAGGGCTCCCTGCCGGTGAAATCGCACGGCAGTTGGAGGTGCCGCACAACACCATGTCGGCGCACCTATCCGTGCTTTCTCGTACAGGACTCGTTCTTTCCCGGCGCCAGAGCCGCTCGATCATCTATCGAGCAAACTTAAATCATATGCAAGAGACGATCCGGTTTCTGGTCAATGACTGTTGTGCGGGCCATCCGGAGGTCTGCGACCCCCTGGCAGCGTCTCTGATCGACTGCTCCTTCCATCAAGGCGATCAATGA